CGAACGTCATTACGGCGCAGTTGTTATTTCTGGAAGCCGAAAATCCCGAAAGAGATATCTATCTTTACCTCAATTCCCCGGGGGGGTACGTTTCTTCTGGTCTTGCAATTTATGACACAATGCAGTATATTAAACCGGATGTAAGAACTCTTTGTCTAGGACAAGCTTCTTCTATGGCGGCTTTGCTTTTGGCGGGGGGAGCGGCCGGAAAACGTTCCGCGCTTCCGAATTCCAGAATCATGATGCACCAGCCTATGGGCGGAGCGACGGGGCAGGCCAGTGATATCGAAATCCAAGCGAGAGAAGTTCTCAAATTGAAAGAAATTCTCAACTCAATCTATCACAAACACACCGGAAAAAGTGTGGAACAGATTCAGAAGGATACCGAAAGAAATTTTTATATGACGGCGGAAGAAGCAAAAAATTACGGAATCATAGACACGGTCATTCAGATTGACCGTAAACAAGCTTAATTAAGAGGAGCGCTCCCTTGGCCAAGAAAACACCGGGAACCAACGGTAAACAAAAACTATTCTGCTCTTTTTGCGGAAAAGAACAGGATGCGGTAAAACGTTTAGTCGCCGGGCCGGGAGTTTATATCTGCGACGAATGTATTTCTCTTTGTAATGAAATTATCGCGGAAGATCATGAACACTCCCATGAAAAATCGGAAGTGTTCAACGAGGTTCCGAATCCCGTGGATATCAAATCCATTTTGGATCAATATGTTATCGGACAGGATCACGCGAAAAAGGCTCTTTCCGTAGCGGTTTATAATCACTATAAAAGAGTGAATCTCAAAGAAAAGAAATCCGACGTGGAAATCGAAAAATCGAATATTCTTTTAATTGGACCGACAGGAAGCGGTAAAACTCTTCTGGCTCAAACTCTTGCAAGGATCATCAAGGTTCCTTTTGCGATCGTAGATGCGACGGCTTTGACCGAGGCGGGTTATGTGGGAGAGGATGTGGAAAACATCATTCTCAAATTGATCCAAAACGCCGATAACGATATCAAAAAAGCGGAAATCGGAATCATTTATATAGACGAGGTGGATAAGATCGCGCGTAAATCCGACAGCGCATCCATTACTAGAGACGTAAGTGGAGAAGGAGTGCAACAAGCGCTTCTGAAAATTATCGAAGGAACGGTGGCTAATGTTCCTCCACAAGGTGGAAGAAAACATCCGCATCAGGAATATCTACAAGTTGATACGAAGAACATTCTTTTCATTCTCGGGGGAGCTTTTGTGGATCTTCCGAATATCATCAAGTCCAGAACCGGAGTCAAGACGATCGGTTTCGGTTCCGAAGAACAGAAAACCCAAGCGGAAAGCAAAAATACTCTGATGGAACAGGTGATTCCGGAGGATTTGATTAAGTTCGGGCTGATTCCTGAGTTTATTGGAAGACTTCCGATTGTCGCGACTCTTCAAGAGTTGGATGTAAATATGCTGAAGCAGATTTTCCGCGAACCGAAAAACTCCGTTCTCAAACAATACACTCGTCTTCTCGAATTGGAAAACGTAAAGCTTACTTTCCATGAGGACGCGATCGATAAGATTGCCGAACTCGCGATCAAAAGAGAATCCGGTGCCCGGGGGCTTAGGGCAATTGTTGAAAATATCATGTTAGATCTGATGTTCGATATTCCCTCCCGTAAAGATATCGAAGAGGTAATTATCACCGCGGAAGTAATTACTGATCGAGTGACTCCCACTTTGATCCTCAAAAAAGAATCTAAGATCGCTTAAAGTTGGTTCTGTACAGATATTTTTTGAAGACTGTTTGTAAAATAAAAAATAAAATCTAGAGTTGTTGAAAAATTAATTCTCTATTTGTTTCTTTCTCATTAAAATCGGCGATTGAAGTAGTTTTTTTAAACTTCATTCTATTGAATTTTTCAACAACTCTTCTGATATTTTTATTATTTATAAATCAAATCATTTGTGTTTTTTAATTCTCTATAAATGATTTACCTATTTCCGCAAAATAGATATTCAATTCTTTACTGATCCCTACAAAAAAGAGTACCAAAAATATATCGATCATATTCCATTGTCATAATGCAAAACTTAGAAAGGGAAAAGTTAAAACGTTTGGAAAAACGTAGGTTCAAGGGAATTGCTCTCTTGAAAAAGGGCTACACGTGCTACGGAGTATCAAAAGAGCTTGGCGTACGTAAACAATCGGTAATGCGTTGGCGTGACAAATACGAATTGGAAGGAATCGAAGGAGTAAAATGGAATGGAATCAACGGTCGTCCTTCAAAATTAACGAATATGGAGAAACGCAAATTAAAACAAATTATCCTGAAAGGTCCCACAAGTTACGGTTATCCCAACGAACTCTGGACAACAGTCCGCATAACAGATGTAATTCGTAAAGAGTTTAAGGTAAAATATCATCAAGACTCTGTTGGAGTATTATTGCATCAATTGGGATTTTCGTATCAAAAACCTAAAAAAAGAGCTTTGGAAAGAAATGAATCTGCAATTCGAACTTGGAAAACCGTAACTTGGCCGGATTTAAAAAAAAGCCCGGACAAATCGGCAGAAAATCATGTTTTTAGATGAAAGTGGAATCAGTGAAATTCCGTATTCGGCTAAAACTTGGGGATTGGTAGGGAAGACGCCGATCATTCGTTACAAGATGTCTTGGAAAAAACTATCTGTTATAGGCGCTATCTCGAAGAAAGATTTTCAATTCCAGATTGTATCAGGTGCCGTTAAAAGTTGTAATCTCATTCATTTTTTAAAAATGCTTTTAAAGGAAAATCAAGGAAAGATTTTATTAATTTGGGATAACTTATCCGTTCATAAAAGCAAAGCAATGAATGAATTTTTAAAAGAGAATGAGAAAAGGCTTCGAGTGGAATTTTTACCTCCCTATGCTCCGGAATTAAATCTGCAAGAATATATCTGATGTCGTTGGAAGAAAAACTATATGGCTAATTTTTGTCCGGAGAATCTTAGCCAATTGATTCAAAGAACTAAATCTACTTTAGGAATATTGAAATCAAATACAATCAGTTTCGATAGTTATTGGAGACAAGCTGGTATTTAGGTACCCTTTTTTATAGGGATTAGTAGTGTCAAAAATTCAGACCCGAAAGCAGAGCTAACGTTTACTACTGAATTAGGAACTTCCACAAAGCCGTCTTTGTCCTGTTTTTTTAATCGTCTCTCCCAATGGTAGCGGAACGTTGTGTATTTGAGTCGCCTTTCTTTACAATACTGAGAAAGCCCGCTTTTGGAAAATGCCTCAAACTCTTTTGGCCAGTCGATAGTCGTTTTTTTCATCAAAAGAAGTTTAGCAGATTTTTTACGATAGTGAAAGATGCGGTTCATTAAGTGGTTACATATTTTGTGCCATAGACGATTATTGTACACAACAAAAAATAAACTGGAACGTGAAAATACTTTTGTCCGGTGGTTCGAAAAAGAAATCGAAAATTTCAGTTAAGCCTGAGTGAAGTAGCAATGATTGTGGTTTATTTTCATTTTTCTCATTATAGAGAATTTAAAAATTCTTTATGAAAAGTGGATTCAACTCATTACAAAATTTAAAAAGAATATGAAGAATAACTTTAGTTGATAAAATTTTTCTAAGAAAAAGGGCAATCATTGAATCGGTAAATGATGAACTTAAAAATATCTGCCAGGTTCAACATACGAGACATAGGAATTTTTTCAATTTGGCTGTTAACTTGCTAGGTGGTTTAGTTGCATTTTTATTCTTTCCGAAAGAAATTTTGAATTTGAGATCCAAAGGCAATTTCCAACTTTGACTTTTCTCCTTAGGCCTAACTCACGTTAAATTTATAATCTCACTTTTTCAGGGACGACTAATTAATGTATTCTATTTTTAAGATTTCGAAAAGATTAAAGGTAAAGCTAAAAAATTTATTGGATGTTTGAGTTTAAGGACCCCTGAGATAATTAATGTATCCCAAGGGTTTTCAAGTTTTATTCTTCCGGAAGATTTTCTAAATTATCTTTCGATGTAGAGTCTCGATCGGTCGTTAGAAAGTCATCTCCATATAACTTTATATGGGCACCTTTTCGCCAAGTACGTGTAGAATCCTTATAAACTGTATAGAAAACGAAACCTTGTTTTATAAAGTTCCTAACACTTTCACGAGTCCAGAAAGTACCGTAATCAATACTATTGGAAATAGCACTTACTTTCAAATGTTCGATTCGAGCTCTGCTTTGATTCTTGCGGATTGCAGATACATAATAATTTGGTTCTGACATTTTCTAATGTCCTCCGTACAATTTGATTATATGGAGGGCGGAAATACTTGACGATGCTTACGTTTGTATTAAGTTCAACGTTATAATCAAACCCATCAAGGATTTCAACCCTGTTTGTTGAAGGTCCCAATGGTACCCGCCGATGTTCGAAGCATTTGGCGGGTTTTTTATTGCAAACCTATTAAGCACTCTAAAAGCCGGAGTGCTTATCTACAATCGCTTTTTACATATGTCGCAAAAAAAACTTGCATTTACGAGACACTCAATTTTAAGGGATTTTATAGATATTGCTTATATTATGTCGCATTAGAATATTAGAATTCGATATTTAACATAACGATCGTTCTGTCTTTAATTATTTGTTATTCTTTTGAAAGCGCTTCCTCTTTCTTCCCAATTTTCTAAAAAGAACGCTTTTCTTGATTCTTCTTCCTAAAATAAAAACGCCGTGATTTTTACAAACCACGGCGTTACGTAAAAGAGAAGAGGGGAATTGTAATTCCTTCACTTCTTCTTTTTTTTCTCTTCTGCTTTGAGTGCAAGTAAAGACTTACTTTGTAATTCTATCTTTTTCTTTTCAGTCCAGGGAATCGCAACGCTTAACTCTTCCGCGAGAGAAAGAAGATTATCGTTGATATCTATCAATTCGTCGATGATCACGAAGTAGGAAACGCTGGATTTCAGTTTGCTGTCTCCTTTTTTGATTCGTTTCATCTGACTTTTATAGATGTTCTGTTTGATTTTTTCTAAGTTTCTAGTTTTCTTTTCCGATCTTGCCTTTTCCAAAAGATCCGGAAATTTATCAGAATCAGCAATGAGCTCCATCAAATTTGTGGCGGATTTTCTGAGTTCTTTCACTTCTTCCTTTTCGTCTTTGGAAACCTCATGAAAGGAACTGATTCCGTTCGACGAGGTTCTAAGAATATTCCAAATACTTTCCGTAATTCGATCCAGATGATTGATCGATTCCGTGATCGGATGGATGGAAGAAAGATCTTCTTCTTCCAGATGTTTGTTTGCGATCGATAAAAAGTTCGAGAGTGAATTTTCCCTCATCTTTTTCAAGTCTTTCAAAAGTTTTTGAGTTTGTCTGAAATTCTTCTTTTTACCGTTTACATAACCAGCGCAAACATTGTTCAAAGCCTTTCTCGCAACGTTTAAACTCGCAAGCATGGAAGAGATCGTCCTGGAAAGGGCTCTTTCCGGATGTTTTTTGAGAGTGATGAGTTTTTCCAGATTTTCGTCGTATGTTTCCTGGCGCTTTTTGTGAATCCTTGCAAACAGGAATATCAAAAGTGCCGCGATTAAAACGAGGACGATCACCGAAGAGAATCCGAAGATATACAGAATCGATCCGATTGCTCCTGCAGTCGCCGATGCGATGATGGCCGTAAAAAACCAACCACCGACTACGGTAAGAACTCCGCTTACTCTGTTGACTGAATTTTCCTTATTCCAAGCTCCGTCTGTGAGAGAGGTTCCCATTGCCACCATGAAGGTCACGAAGGTTGTGGAGAGCGGAAGTTTGTAAAGGGTTCCGATCAGAATGAGTGCGCTCGAGATTTGGATATTTACAGAAGCTCTGAGTAAGTCGAAAGCTTCGGTCTCGTGCATTCTGACGATCTCCAAAGAATTTTTCTGTTCGAAACGTCTACCGATGAAATTACGAACCCTTGTGGGAAGAATCGCCTTAATCGGAGTATAAATTCCGAGTGCTATTTGGACGAAGACCCGAGCAACCAAATTCGTATTAAAACTCTCTAATGTCTCTCCCTGAGAGCCCAGTGTAACTTCGGTTTGTGTGACCGATTCGGCTTTTTTGGAAAACCAAAGAGAAAAAAGCATGATACACGCCGCGCCCAATAGGATAAAGTTCGGAGTCTGAACGCTTCCTGCAAGACCGGTTGCCAAAGCGTTTGGATCTCCCCCAGCCTGAATTAAAGTCCAGGTGGTAAAACTTGCGAGAGGAACACCGATAAAGTTCACCAAGTCGTTGCTCGCAAAGGCCATAGCGAGAGAACCCGTTCCGATCAAAACTAGGAATTTTAGAATATTCCATTCTAATAATACTAGAATTTGAAAAAGGACCGAAAATCCCACAAAGCTGAACAGAAGGATGTTCGTGAAATTCTTGTTCAGATAATCGCTTATTTCGGAAGGAATGAGGTTGGAACCTTTCATCGCCGATAAAAGCGTAAAAAAGATCATGGTAGTGACGGAAAGTCCTCCGAAAAGCCCTCCAAAGTATTTCATCGAATTCTTTAAGTTGAACGAAAAAATAAATCGGAACACAAACTGTAGAATGATTCCGGAAAAGAAAGCGACGATCACGCTCGTTACGATTCCGAAAATGATTTTGAGTGCGCTTTCCGAATTGATAATTTGAAACGCACCGCTCAAAGTTCCGGTTTTTAAAAGCGCAATTGCAAGAGCGGCTCCTAAAAGTTCAAACACCAGGGATACCGTTGTGGAAGTCGGAAGCCCTAGGGTGTTGTAAAGATCCAGAAGTACAATATCCGTGAGCATAACCGCTAAAAACAGGAACATTAGGTCCTGAAGCGCAAATCCGCTCGGATGAAAGATTCCTTTTCTTGCAACTTCCATCATACCGCTGGAAGAAAGGGCTCCGAGGATGATCCCGATTCCGGCTACTACCAGAATGATTCTTTTGGAGGAGGCTTTGGAACCAACGGCGGAGTTGGTAAAATTTACCGCGTCGTTCGAAACTCCGACTAGGAGATCGCCGACTCCGAGGATTGCCATCAGAACGACGATAATTAAAAAAAAGTCCATGAAACGCTTCCGTTTATTGTTTTGTTAATATCTAAAATTTTCGCTTTGACTCTTGTTAAACGTAAATCCGGCGCTTGCGGCTCTGGTTGCGGACTAACATTATGTTGCAGTCTACGGCTTAACAACTTTTGTTGAGAGTTGAGTCTGTTAAATCCGTGGAGCCGGACAACTGAAATTTTGTCGCGAACCTATCTGTGATTATTACTTTTGTGTTACAAAATCAATCGGTTAATCTTCCAAATCCCAAAAAAAATCCTTGTTGGTGAGTTCTTCTTCTTGGGAAGTCGATTCTGTAACGAAAAAGAAATTTTTTCCTCCCAGTGAATTGTAAATCAGTTTGTATTGTTCCTTCAATTCCAGAGTTTCTTTTTCCCAATATTCGTTTCCCATAAAATGGGGAAAGGCAACCGGAAAGGAAGGATCCGTCGTAAACCTACTGGAAATCCAGGCGGAGTAGTGAACAAATCTCATTGCGCGAAGAATTTCCACAAGATCAAACCAGGAATCGTTGAATTCCCTAAATTCCCTATAGCCGGAAAGAATATGTTCTCTTTCTTCAAGTCCTTCTTTTCCTCTGGAAAGCAACATCCAAAAGTCCTGAACTGCCGGGCCTTTTAGGCAGTCGTCAAAGTCGACAAAGAACCATCCTTCTTTTCCGAAGAGTAGATTTCCCTTATGACAATCTCCGTGAATTCTGTGCAGAGGAACCGTTTCTATTTTTTCCCGAAAGAGATCTAAAATTCGATTCGCGACTTCGAGATAGTCTTTTTTGCAGCTCGGAGGAATCCATTCTCCCTTAAGTAGGGTTTCTAAAGGAGCGGTTCCATATGTTTCGGAATCGAGCGTGATCCTATGTTCGAAATGTTTCGCCTGGCCGATGTTATGGATTCTGGCGAGAAGCCTTCCTAAAATTCTGAGATTTTCCGGATTCAGTTCGTCGGGAGACCTTCCTCCTACTCGGGGCCAGAAAGAATAATAAATGTCTTCTTGAAACAAAGAGAGGCTACTTTCATTTTCAAATAAGAAGGGAGCACAGACCGGAATTTCTTCCTCTTTCAGATCTTGGAGAAAATGATGTTCTTCTAAAATTTGTTCTCTGCTCCATCTTCCGGGACGATAGAATTTGGAAATGATATGGGAACCGTTTTCCAGCCTAAGGTCGAAGACTCGATTTTCCAAACTGTTCAAAGCCATACAATGACCGGAGGGTTCGTATCCCGCTTTTTCGGCTAGGGTAAGAATTTCTCCCGGATTGAGTTGAAAAAAGTCGGCCACGGATTCCAGAATTCTTATTTCCAGTTTCTTTGGAAATTTTTTTATTAGGCCGGGATGAAACTCGACCGTTTTGTTCCGATCTTGACGGAATTTGGTTTTCAATAAAATCGGATTTTACAAATTGATTCTCGAGAAGGAAAGATCATGAAGATATCAGTAGGAAATCTACCTCAGGAGCTGACCGAAGACGAACTGAAAAAGATTTTTTCGGAATTCGGAACCGTTCAGGAAGTGCATATTAAAAAAGATAAAACTACGGGACGTTCTTTGTCTTATGGATCCGTCGAAATGGACGATTCCGCGGGAACGAAAGCAATTGTGGCATTGAATAAAAAAGAAATCCAGGGCAAACAGATCGCGGTAATCGATTCTGAGGAACTAAGAAAAGAGTTTGAGAAAAAACAATCTATAAAAGGAGGAGGGGCTTCCGGCAAGATTCACGGAAATCAGTCGAAGGTCGGAGGCTTTTCCGGAGCTGGTGTAAGAAGAACCGGAGGAAGAGGAAAATGAAATTGACACGTTTAACATTCGTCTTCGCAATTTTTTGTGTTGCCATAGTTCCCATATTTGCAGAAGATTTAGTTATCAAAGATATTCGTATCGGAACTGGTAAGGAAGCATTTTCCGGATCGAACGTTACGGTGCACTACGTTGGAACGTTGGTTAGCGGTAAGAAGTTTGACAGTTCCAGAGATAGAAGAACTCCTTTTACTTTCAATTTGGGGGCCGGAGAAGTCATCAAAGGTTGGGATCGCGGGGTTCGCGGTATGAAAGAAGGCGGGATTCGCAAACTTACCATCCCTCCCGAACTAGGTTACGGTTCAAGAGGTGCGGGTGCGGCCATTCCTCCAAATTCCACTCTCATTTTTGAAGTGGAACTGCTTAAAGTGTACTGAGTTTTTTTCTTTTGTAACAGATTTTACCGGATTCTGACATTAGATTTGTTCAGCTTTCCGGTTCTAATCTATCGTAAAAAGGAGGAGCCTTCCGATTGCGATAGCTTTATAACCAAATGCCCTATGATTTTTTCGAACATTTTCCGTTACCGGCCTGTATCTTAGAGCCGTCTCTTTTAATCCAAAAAGCAAACTTTGCTTTTTGTAGAACTCTAGGTTATTCAAAAACAGAACTAGAGGGAATTCAAAACTGGAATCAAATTTGTCAGTTTAAAGATACTACATTCCATTTTTCCGATCCTTCTCTTTGGCCTTGTGCGAACTTTTCGAATGAAAATCCCTCTTATTCTGTTCTTTTTCTTACAAAAGAAGGGGTTCAAAAGGAATATTCGGTTTCTTTTGCTTTCGATCGTGAAGAACTGCGAATCTTTGCCTATCTGGAAGCTCCTCAGATTTTTGATAGAACCGCTGTAAAGTTCGATTCTCAAAGGACTTCTGTGGCGGATTGGGAAAAATCGAGCGCTTCTTGGGTTCAAAAGGAAAAATTAGACGCAATCGGAACTCTTTCCGCGGGAGTTGCACATGAAATCAATAATCCATTGATGGGAGTGATCAATTATGCGGAAATTATGTTTAATGGTATCGAAAACGGAAATCCTCTTCGTAAATATGCAGGAATTATTCTACGAGAAGGAAATCGAATTTCCGAAATCGTCAAAGATATGCTTACCTTCACTCGAATCGATAAGGAAGAAATAAAAATCCAAAATATCAAATCCGTTTTCGATTCTGCGTTCGGCGTGATAAAAGCCTGTATCGATAAGTCGAAAATCGAAACGGTCGTATCCGATCTGGAGACTCCTATCTTTGCGGCTTGCTCCGTCGGAAAACTTAGAAAGGTGTATTTCAATCTGCTTACAAATGCGAAAGATGCGATTGAAAGTAATTCCGATCCGAGTCAAAAAAGAGTCATTACCGTTCGTTGGGAGAAATTAAAAAAAGGAGATTTAAATTTCGTCCGCACTATCATAGAGGATACCGGAATCGGTATTCCGGAAGAAAACAGGCATAAACTTTTCGATCCTTTTTATACAACAAAAGACATCGGAAAAGGCACGGGTCTCGGACTTACGGTTTCCTATAACTTAGTTCGTGAAATGAAAGGAGATATTTCTTTCGAAAGTGGAAACGGAGTCACACGCTTTTATTTGGATCTTCCCGAATCGCTTTGAAAAGGACTTTACGGGAGATAACCTACTAGATTCTCCTTCAATTTGCCATGGACGGCTCCCAACAATCAGAACAGAAAGACCACGACTCCCGTTATTCCATATTGTTTGATTCCGCGATCGACGCGATCATTTCCTTAGATGATAATTTCAGGGTGATCTTGGCTAATCCGGCCACGGAGAGAGCGTTCGGATATCTTTCTTCCGAGCTGATCGGAAGTTCCATCGAACACTTATTTTCACTTCGGGTCCGAAAGCGATTTTATAGAATTCTAAAATACATTGCTGATCTTCCGGATAAAAAAAGGCAGAGACCTTTCGGGCCGATTCGTATGATTCGAAAGGATAAAACGATTTTGATTTCGGAGATTTCTGTTTCGGTCACGGGACCCGAGGAGGATTGTCAATATCACGTCATCATTCGGAATATATCAGAAAAACATAGAATTCTAATGGAGCTAAAGCGGGCTAATGAGAACCTGAGGCGAATGGATCGTGAAAAAGAAGAACTCTTGGAAAAACTCGAAGAGAAGGTTCGGCAGAGATCCAGGCTACTCGCAGGGTACTACAAAGGAATGAAAGAGGAATTGAATCTTGCGAAAAAGCTTCAGACGGAAATTCTTCCGGATATTCCTTCCATTGCGGGGATCCAAATCCATTCCATGTATCTTCCGATGATGGAAGTGGGCGGGGATCTTTACGATCTATTCCAAATTCGTCCAGGGGTTCTCCGGGTTTTTCTTGCGGATGCGACGGGGCACGGAATCCAAGCAGCTCTTCTTACGATGACTCTCAAAGGAATTTTGGAGTCCATTAAAAAAAAAGATACGGATCCGGGAACTATTCTTACGGAATTCAACCGCGAATATTGCAAGAATTTCGGAAATATAGGAATGTTCTTCTCTTGTTTTCTTGCGGATATAGACACGGTTTCCAAAAAAATCTCGTATGCTTCCGGTGGTCATCCCACTCAATTTTTTCTTTCCAAAGATCTTGTGTTGGGGTTGGATCGAACGGGGTCTTTACTCGGTCTTGATTCGAACAATCAATACGGTGTTTTTAAATTTAGCTATCAATACGGAGATCGTTTGTTCTTGCTAACGGACGGAATTTATGAGGAGTTTAATTCGGACAAACAACAGTTTGGCGAGCTCGCTGTTCAGAATATTCTCGCGAAAAAATTTGGGGAACCTATGGAAGAAACAATTCCGGCCATTTTACAAAGCCTGATTGAACATTTAGGATCACAGAGAATACAAGATGATATTACGGCCATTTTGATAGCTTTGGATTTGCCCGATCTTTGATATGCTTTCTTCAATTT
The nucleotide sequence above comes from Leptospira weilii. Encoded proteins:
- the clpP gene encoding ATP-dependent Clp endopeptidase proteolytic subunit ClpP, with the translated sequence MSVIPYVIEQTSRGERSYDIFSRLLKDRIIFLGNAINDDYANVITAQLLFLEAENPERDIYLYLNSPGGYVSSGLAIYDTMQYIKPDVRTLCLGQASSMAALLLAGGAAGKRSALPNSRIMMHQPMGGATGQASDIEIQAREVLKLKEILNSIYHKHTGKSVEQIQKDTERNFYMTAEEAKNYGIIDTVIQIDRKQA
- the clpX gene encoding ATP-dependent Clp protease ATP-binding subunit ClpX, which codes for MAKKTPGTNGKQKLFCSFCGKEQDAVKRLVAGPGVYICDECISLCNEIIAEDHEHSHEKSEVFNEVPNPVDIKSILDQYVIGQDHAKKALSVAVYNHYKRVNLKEKKSDVEIEKSNILLIGPTGSGKTLLAQTLARIIKVPFAIVDATALTEAGYVGEDVENIILKLIQNADNDIKKAEIGIIYIDEVDKIARKSDSASITRDVSGEGVQQALLKIIEGTVANVPPQGGRKHPHQEYLQVDTKNILFILGGAFVDLPNIIKSRTGVKTIGFGSEEQKTQAESKNTLMEQVIPEDLIKFGLIPEFIGRLPIVATLQELDVNMLKQIFREPKNSVLKQYTRLLELENVKLTFHEDAIDKIAELAIKRESGARGLRAIVENIMLDLMFDIPSRKDIEEVIITAEVITDRVTPTLILKKESKIA
- the tnpA gene encoding IS66 family insertion sequence element accessory protein TnpA gives rise to the protein MKKTTIDWPKEFEAFSKSGLSQYCKERRLKYTTFRYHWERRLKKQDKDGFVEVPNSVVNVSSAFGSEFLTLLIPIKKGT
- a CDS encoding DUF3892 domain-containing protein, whose protein sequence is MSEPNYYVSAIRKNQSRARIEHLKVSAISNSIDYGTFWTRESVRNFIKQGFVFYTVYKDSTRTWRKGAHIKLYGDDFLTTDRDSTSKDNLENLPEE
- a CDS encoding inorganic phosphate transporter, encoding MDFFLIIVVLMAILGVGDLLVGVSNDAVNFTNSAVGSKASSKRIILVVAGIGIILGALSSSGMMEVARKGIFHPSGFALQDLMFLFLAVMLTDIVLLDLYNTLGLPTSTTVSLVFELLGAALAIALLKTGTLSGAFQIINSESALKIIFGIVTSVIVAFFSGIILQFVFRFIFSFNLKNSMKYFGGLFGGLSVTTMIFFTLLSAMKGSNLIPSEISDYLNKNFTNILLFSFVGFSVLFQILVLLEWNILKFLVLIGTGSLAMAFASNDLVNFIGVPLASFTTWTLIQAGGDPNALATGLAGSVQTPNFILLGAACIMLFSLWFSKKAESVTQTEVTLGSQGETLESFNTNLVARVFVQIALGIYTPIKAILPTRVRNFIGRRFEQKNSLEIVRMHETEAFDLLRASVNIQISSALILIGTLYKLPLSTTFVTFMVAMGTSLTDGAWNKENSVNRVSGVLTVVGGWFFTAIIASATAGAIGSILYIFGFSSVIVLVLIAALLIFLFARIHKKRQETYDENLEKLITLKKHPERALSRTISSMLASLNVARKALNNVCAGYVNGKKKNFRQTQKLLKDLKKMRENSLSNFLSIANKHLEEEDLSSIHPITESINHLDRITESIWNILRTSSNGISSFHEVSKDEKEEVKELRKSATNLMELIADSDKFPDLLEKARSEKKTRNLEKIKQNIYKSQMKRIKKGDSKLKSSVSYFVIIDELIDINDNLLSLAEELSVAIPWTEKKKIELQSKSLLALKAEEKKKKK
- a CDS encoding serine/threonine protein kinase: MADFFQLNPGEILTLAEKAGYEPSGHCMALNSLENRVFDLRLENGSHIISKFYRPGRWSREQILEEHHFLQDLKEEEIPVCAPFLFENESSLSLFQEDIYYSFWPRVGGRSPDELNPENLRILGRLLARIHNIGQAKHFEHRITLDSETYGTAPLETLLKGEWIPPSCKKDYLEVANRILDLFREKIETVPLHRIHGDCHKGNLLFGKEGWFFVDFDDCLKGPAVQDFWMLLSRGKEGLEEREHILSGYREFREFNDSWFDLVEILRAMRFVHYSAWISSRFTTDPSFPVAFPHFMGNEYWEKETLELKEQYKLIYNSLGGKNFFFVTESTSQEEELTNKDFFWDLED
- a CDS encoding RNA recognition motif domain-containing protein; its protein translation is MKISVGNLPQELTEDELKKIFSEFGTVQEVHIKKDKTTGRSLSYGSVEMDDSAGTKAIVALNKKEIQGKQIAVIDSEELRKEFEKKQSIKGGGASGKIHGNQSKVGGFSGAGVRRTGGRGK
- a CDS encoding FKBP-type peptidyl-prolyl cis-trans isomerase — protein: MKLTRLTFVFAIFCVAIVPIFAEDLVIKDIRIGTGKEAFSGSNVTVHYVGTLVSGKKFDSSRDRRTPFTFNLGAGEVIKGWDRGVRGMKEGGIRKLTIPPELGYGSRGAGAAIPPNSTLIFEVELLKVY
- a CDS encoding sensor histidine kinase; protein product: MPYDFFEHFPLPACILEPSLLIQKANFAFCRTLGYSKTELEGIQNWNQICQFKDTTFHFSDPSLWPCANFSNENPSYSVLFLTKEGVQKEYSVSFAFDREELRIFAYLEAPQIFDRTAVKFDSQRTSVADWEKSSASWVQKEKLDAIGTLSAGVAHEINNPLMGVINYAEIMFNGIENGNPLRKYAGIILREGNRISEIVKDMLTFTRIDKEEIKIQNIKSVFDSAFGVIKACIDKSKIETVVSDLETPIFAACSVGKLRKVYFNLLTNAKDAIESNSDPSQKRVITVRWEKLKKGDLNFVRTIIEDTGIGIPEENRHKLFDPFYTTKDIGKGTGLGLTVSYNLVREMKGDISFESGNGVTRFYLDLPESL
- a CDS encoding PP2C family protein-serine/threonine phosphatase → MDGSQQSEQKDHDSRYSILFDSAIDAIISLDDNFRVILANPATERAFGYLSSELIGSSIEHLFSLRVRKRFYRILKYIADLPDKKRQRPFGPIRMIRKDKTILISEISVSVTGPEEDCQYHVIIRNISEKHRILMELKRANENLRRMDREKEELLEKLEEKVRQRSRLLAGYYKGMKEELNLAKKLQTEILPDIPSIAGIQIHSMYLPMMEVGGDLYDLFQIRPGVLRVFLADATGHGIQAALLTMTLKGILESIKKKDTDPGTILTEFNREYCKNFGNIGMFFSCFLADIDTVSKKISYASGGHPTQFFLSKDLVLGLDRTGSLLGLDSNNQYGVFKFSYQYGDRLFLLTDGIYEEFNSDKQQFGELAVQNILAKKFGEPMEETIPAILQSLIEHLGSQRIQDDITAILIALDLPDL